A genomic window from Sceloporus undulatus isolate JIND9_A2432 ecotype Alabama chromosome 9, SceUnd_v1.1, whole genome shotgun sequence includes:
- the TSTD1 gene encoding thiosulfate:glutathione sulfurtransferase, with protein sequence MKHMGLDFGDGPWQSSQSEAFFLIWAGPGTWVPGMALSGVQTLLQTRVRTQVELIARLKGTPVLCNMEKAKTISYEDLRKLLDQKKVRIFDVRSAEEVAKGRIAHSVHIPVGEVEEAFKMDPEAFKAKYGVEKPQAEEENLVFHCQMGKRGARATEIATALGYAKARNFAGGYQEWSEKGGK encoded by the exons ATGAAGCATATGGGGCTGGACTTTGGAGACGGTCCCTGGCAGAGCAGCCAATCAGAGGCGTTCTTCCTTATATGGGCAGGGCCAGGCACCTGGGTCCCAGGGATGGCGTTGAGTGGCGTCCAGACGTTGCTGCAGACACGTGTCAGGACCCAAGTGGAGCTTATTGCACGTCTGAAAGGAACCCCAGTTCTTTGCAACATGGAAAAAG ccaAGACGATTTCTTACGAGGACCTGAGAAAACTGCTTGACCAGAAGAAGGTCCGGATTTTCGACGTCCGGTCGGCTGAAGAAGTCGCCAAGGGGCGCATTGCGCACTCTGTTCATATCCCAG TCGGAGAAGTCGAGGAGGCTTTCAAGATGGATCCGGAGGCATTCAAAGCCAAGTACGGCGTGGAGAAGCCGCAAGCGGAAGAGGAGAACCTGGTTTTCCATTGCCAGATGGGGAAACGTGGGGCCCGGGCGACCGAAATTGCCACCGCCCTGGGCTATGCCAA
- the LOC121915546 gene encoding immunoglobulin superfamily member 11-like isoform X1: MGWHSQGRNAKCVPLKEGKERPGKGWRRQWTEEKGRRRGWWVWVQSWAEGGWHGGTGGQLNWPFWTTMGIAKEGRMWPLWPISLSVLWTLLGSMAASLPGFSGAVKVSVVANSIQVVQGGSALLPCSFHTWAPLDRLNVIWTVTPNSDPRRPQQVLAYERGEVVESMSDYAGRVAFAFSPSKSATIVLNDTRGTDSGRYQCSVINPPDAAVPNIGVVQLTVFVPPSSPKCSREGSQEEGGSLQFSCTVGEGMPMPTFTWEKIPPDSQPMVMTYEDDRRALLTLRNLTADASGLYRCTASNMLGSISCALELHIHVTPDGATSLVVGITLMLTMGLVLLTLFALVLWLHRYGIRKWREADSDEDDSHNEIRIDNFSLGRLIVAKSPSGEGTTANPVAKPLWIFTSSTPNTTYAHREWRPEPGNASQAPLPGGFRRPTPAGQGRWRRPSGSEEQESSSGGSEEKHPMPGHFPKPTGFLV, encoded by the exons ATGGGCTGGCACAGCCAAGGGAGGAATGCCAAGTGTGTGCCACTGAAAGAGGGCAAAGAGAGGCCAGGAAAAGGATGGAGGAGACAATGGAcagaggaaaaggggaggaggagaggatggTGGGTTTGGGTGCAGAGTTGGGCAGAAGGCGGGTGGCATGGAGGCACCGGCGGTCAGCTGAACTGGCCATTCTGGACAACCATGGGCATCGCAAAAGAAGGCCGGATGTGGCCTTTGTGGCCCATTTCTCTCTCCGTTTTGTGGACCCTCCTTGGCTCCATGGCAG CTTCCCTTCCAGGCTTTTCGGGGGCCGTGAAGGTGTCTGTGGTGGCCAACAGCATCCAGGTGGTCCAGGGGGGCAGTGCCCTCCTGCCCTGCTCCTTCCACACTTGGGCCCCGCTTGACCGCCTCAACGTCATCTGGACCGTCACCCCCAATTCGGACCCACGCCGCCCGCAGCAG GTGTTGGCGTATGAGCGGGGTGAAGTGGTGGAAAGCATGTCAGACTACGCCGGCCGGGTGGCGTTTGCCTTCTCGCCCAGCAAGAGCGCCACCATCGTCCTCAACGACACGCGCGGCACAGACAGCGGACGGTACCAATGCAGCGTGATCAACCCACCGGACGCTGCCGTGCCCAACATCGGGGTGGTCCAGCTCACCGTCTTCG TCCCACCTTCTAGTCCGAAGTGCTCCAGGGAAGGCAGCCAGGAGGAGGGTGGCAGCCTCCAGTTCTCTTGCACGGTGGGCGAAGGGATGCCCATGCCCACCTTCACCTGGGAGAAGATCCCTCCGGACTCACAGCCGATGGTGATGACCTATGAAG ACGACCGCCGGGCCCTTCTGACTTTGCGCAACCTGACGGCGGACGCCTCTGGCCTTTACCGCTGCACGGCCTCCAACATGCTGGGCTCCATCTCCTGCGCATTGGAGCTCCACATCCATGTCA CCCCGGATGGTGCCACCTCTTTAGTGGTGGGCATCACCCTGATGCTGACCATGGGGCTGGTGCTCCTCACCCTCTTTGCCTTGGTCCTGTGGCTCCATCGCTACGGCATCCGAAAGTGGAGAGAAGCGGACAGCGACGAGGACGACTCTCATAACGAAATTAG GATTGACAACTTTTCTTTGGGGCGCCTGATAGTGGCCAAGAGCCCGTCCGGAGAGGGCACCACTGCCAACCCTGTTGCCAAGCCCCTCTGGATCTTCACCAGCTCCACCCCCAACACTACCTATGCCCACCGCGAGTGGAGGCCTGAACCGGGGAATGCGAGCCAGGCCCCGCTGCCAGGGGGCTTCCGTCGGCCCACGCCGGCCGGCCAGGGAAGATGGAGGCGGCCCAGTGGCTCCGAAGAGCAGGAGTCCTCATCCGGAGGGAGCGAAGAGAAGCACCCCATGCCTGGCCATTTCCCCAAACCCACCGGATTCCTAGTCTAG
- the LOC121915546 gene encoding immunoglobulin superfamily member 11-like isoform X2: MGWHSQGRNAKCVPLKEGKERPGKGWRRQWTEEKGRRRGWWVWVQSWAEGGWHGGTGGQLNWPFWTTMGIAKEGRMWPLWPISLSVLWTLLGSMAGFSGAVKVSVVANSIQVVQGGSALLPCSFHTWAPLDRLNVIWTVTPNSDPRRPQQVLAYERGEVVESMSDYAGRVAFAFSPSKSATIVLNDTRGTDSGRYQCSVINPPDAAVPNIGVVQLTVFVPPSSPKCSREGSQEEGGSLQFSCTVGEGMPMPTFTWEKIPPDSQPMVMTYEDDRRALLTLRNLTADASGLYRCTASNMLGSISCALELHIHVTPDGATSLVVGITLMLTMGLVLLTLFALVLWLHRYGIRKWREADSDEDDSHNEIRIDNFSLGRLIVAKSPSGEGTTANPVAKPLWIFTSSTPNTTYAHREWRPEPGNASQAPLPGGFRRPTPAGQGRWRRPSGSEEQESSSGGSEEKHPMPGHFPKPTGFLV; encoded by the exons ATGGGCTGGCACAGCCAAGGGAGGAATGCCAAGTGTGTGCCACTGAAAGAGGGCAAAGAGAGGCCAGGAAAAGGATGGAGGAGACAATGGAcagaggaaaaggggaggaggagaggatggTGGGTTTGGGTGCAGAGTTGGGCAGAAGGCGGGTGGCATGGAGGCACCGGCGGTCAGCTGAACTGGCCATTCTGGACAACCATGGGCATCGCAAAAGAAGGCCGGATGTGGCCTTTGTGGCCCATTTCTCTCTCCGTTTTGTGGACCCTCCTTGGCTCCATGGCAG GCTTTTCGGGGGCCGTGAAGGTGTCTGTGGTGGCCAACAGCATCCAGGTGGTCCAGGGGGGCAGTGCCCTCCTGCCCTGCTCCTTCCACACTTGGGCCCCGCTTGACCGCCTCAACGTCATCTGGACCGTCACCCCCAATTCGGACCCACGCCGCCCGCAGCAG GTGTTGGCGTATGAGCGGGGTGAAGTGGTGGAAAGCATGTCAGACTACGCCGGCCGGGTGGCGTTTGCCTTCTCGCCCAGCAAGAGCGCCACCATCGTCCTCAACGACACGCGCGGCACAGACAGCGGACGGTACCAATGCAGCGTGATCAACCCACCGGACGCTGCCGTGCCCAACATCGGGGTGGTCCAGCTCACCGTCTTCG TCCCACCTTCTAGTCCGAAGTGCTCCAGGGAAGGCAGCCAGGAGGAGGGTGGCAGCCTCCAGTTCTCTTGCACGGTGGGCGAAGGGATGCCCATGCCCACCTTCACCTGGGAGAAGATCCCTCCGGACTCACAGCCGATGGTGATGACCTATGAAG ACGACCGCCGGGCCCTTCTGACTTTGCGCAACCTGACGGCGGACGCCTCTGGCCTTTACCGCTGCACGGCCTCCAACATGCTGGGCTCCATCTCCTGCGCATTGGAGCTCCACATCCATGTCA CCCCGGATGGTGCCACCTCTTTAGTGGTGGGCATCACCCTGATGCTGACCATGGGGCTGGTGCTCCTCACCCTCTTTGCCTTGGTCCTGTGGCTCCATCGCTACGGCATCCGAAAGTGGAGAGAAGCGGACAGCGACGAGGACGACTCTCATAACGAAATTAG GATTGACAACTTTTCTTTGGGGCGCCTGATAGTGGCCAAGAGCCCGTCCGGAGAGGGCACCACTGCCAACCCTGTTGCCAAGCCCCTCTGGATCTTCACCAGCTCCACCCCCAACACTACCTATGCCCACCGCGAGTGGAGGCCTGAACCGGGGAATGCGAGCCAGGCCCCGCTGCCAGGGGGCTTCCGTCGGCCCACGCCGGCCGGCCAGGGAAGATGGAGGCGGCCCAGTGGCTCCGAAGAGCAGGAGTCCTCATCCGGAGGGAGCGAAGAGAAGCACCCCATGCCTGGCCATTTCCCCAAACCCACCGGATTCCTAGTCTAG
- the LOC121915546 gene encoding immunoglobulin superfamily member 11-like isoform X3, with product MPMLNARERETKRVSLYFVPKPRVDWDGTRRFSQDRSLSPASLPGFSGAVKVSVVANSIQVVQGGSALLPCSFHTWAPLDRLNVIWTVTPNSDPRRPQQVLAYERGEVVESMSDYAGRVAFAFSPSKSATIVLNDTRGTDSGRYQCSVINPPDAAVPNIGVVQLTVFVPPSSPKCSREGSQEEGGSLQFSCTVGEGMPMPTFTWEKIPPDSQPMVMTYEDDRRALLTLRNLTADASGLYRCTASNMLGSISCALELHIHVTPDGATSLVVGITLMLTMGLVLLTLFALVLWLHRYGIRKWREADSDEDDSHNEIRIDNFSLGRLIVAKSPSGEGTTANPVAKPLWIFTSSTPNTTYAHREWRPEPGNASQAPLPGGFRRPTPAGQGRWRRPSGSEEQESSSGGSEEKHPMPGHFPKPTGFLV from the exons ATGCCAATGCTcaatgccagagagagagagacaaagagagtaTCCTTATATTTCGTACCAAAACCCAGAGTGGACTGGGATGGCACTAGGAGGTTCAGCCAAGACAGGTCACTTTCTCCAGCTTCCCTTCCAGGCTTTTCGGGGGCCGTGAAGGTGTCTGTGGTGGCCAACAGCATCCAGGTGGTCCAGGGGGGCAGTGCCCTCCTGCCCTGCTCCTTCCACACTTGGGCCCCGCTTGACCGCCTCAACGTCATCTGGACCGTCACCCCCAATTCGGACCCACGCCGCCCGCAGCAG GTGTTGGCGTATGAGCGGGGTGAAGTGGTGGAAAGCATGTCAGACTACGCCGGCCGGGTGGCGTTTGCCTTCTCGCCCAGCAAGAGCGCCACCATCGTCCTCAACGACACGCGCGGCACAGACAGCGGACGGTACCAATGCAGCGTGATCAACCCACCGGACGCTGCCGTGCCCAACATCGGGGTGGTCCAGCTCACCGTCTTCG TCCCACCTTCTAGTCCGAAGTGCTCCAGGGAAGGCAGCCAGGAGGAGGGTGGCAGCCTCCAGTTCTCTTGCACGGTGGGCGAAGGGATGCCCATGCCCACCTTCACCTGGGAGAAGATCCCTCCGGACTCACAGCCGATGGTGATGACCTATGAAG ACGACCGCCGGGCCCTTCTGACTTTGCGCAACCTGACGGCGGACGCCTCTGGCCTTTACCGCTGCACGGCCTCCAACATGCTGGGCTCCATCTCCTGCGCATTGGAGCTCCACATCCATGTCA CCCCGGATGGTGCCACCTCTTTAGTGGTGGGCATCACCCTGATGCTGACCATGGGGCTGGTGCTCCTCACCCTCTTTGCCTTGGTCCTGTGGCTCCATCGCTACGGCATCCGAAAGTGGAGAGAAGCGGACAGCGACGAGGACGACTCTCATAACGAAATTAG GATTGACAACTTTTCTTTGGGGCGCCTGATAGTGGCCAAGAGCCCGTCCGGAGAGGGCACCACTGCCAACCCTGTTGCCAAGCCCCTCTGGATCTTCACCAGCTCCACCCCCAACACTACCTATGCCCACCGCGAGTGGAGGCCTGAACCGGGGAATGCGAGCCAGGCCCCGCTGCCAGGGGGCTTCCGTCGGCCCACGCCGGCCGGCCAGGGAAGATGGAGGCGGCCCAGTGGCTCCGAAGAGCAGGAGTCCTCATCCGGAGGGAGCGAAGAGAAGCACCCCATGCCTGGCCATTTCCCCAAACCCACCGGATTCCTAGTCTAG
- the LOC121915546 gene encoding immunoglobulin superfamily member 11-like isoform X4, which translates to MSDYAGRVAFAFSPSKSATIVLNDTRGTDSGRYQCSVINPPDAAVPNIGVVQLTVFVPPSSPKCSREGSQEEGGSLQFSCTVGEGMPMPTFTWEKIPPDSQPMVMTYEDDRRALLTLRNLTADASGLYRCTASNMLGSISCALELHIHVTPDGATSLVVGITLMLTMGLVLLTLFALVLWLHRYGIRKWREADSDEDDSHNEIRIDNFSLGRLIVAKSPSGEGTTANPVAKPLWIFTSSTPNTTYAHREWRPEPGNASQAPLPGGFRRPTPAGQGRWRRPSGSEEQESSSGGSEEKHPMPGHFPKPTGFLV; encoded by the exons ATGTCAGACTACGCCGGCCGGGTGGCGTTTGCCTTCTCGCCCAGCAAGAGCGCCACCATCGTCCTCAACGACACGCGCGGCACAGACAGCGGACGGTACCAATGCAGCGTGATCAACCCACCGGACGCTGCCGTGCCCAACATCGGGGTGGTCCAGCTCACCGTCTTCG TCCCACCTTCTAGTCCGAAGTGCTCCAGGGAAGGCAGCCAGGAGGAGGGTGGCAGCCTCCAGTTCTCTTGCACGGTGGGCGAAGGGATGCCCATGCCCACCTTCACCTGGGAGAAGATCCCTCCGGACTCACAGCCGATGGTGATGACCTATGAAG ACGACCGCCGGGCCCTTCTGACTTTGCGCAACCTGACGGCGGACGCCTCTGGCCTTTACCGCTGCACGGCCTCCAACATGCTGGGCTCCATCTCCTGCGCATTGGAGCTCCACATCCATGTCA CCCCGGATGGTGCCACCTCTTTAGTGGTGGGCATCACCCTGATGCTGACCATGGGGCTGGTGCTCCTCACCCTCTTTGCCTTGGTCCTGTGGCTCCATCGCTACGGCATCCGAAAGTGGAGAGAAGCGGACAGCGACGAGGACGACTCTCATAACGAAATTAG GATTGACAACTTTTCTTTGGGGCGCCTGATAGTGGCCAAGAGCCCGTCCGGAGAGGGCACCACTGCCAACCCTGTTGCCAAGCCCCTCTGGATCTTCACCAGCTCCACCCCCAACACTACCTATGCCCACCGCGAGTGGAGGCCTGAACCGGGGAATGCGAGCCAGGCCCCGCTGCCAGGGGGCTTCCGTCGGCCCACGCCGGCCGGCCAGGGAAGATGGAGGCGGCCCAGTGGCTCCGAAGAGCAGGAGTCCTCATCCGGAGGGAGCGAAGAGAAGCACCCCATGCCTGGCCATTTCCCCAAACCCACCGGATTCCTAGTCTAG
- the USF1 gene encoding upstream stimulatory factor 1 isoform X2 encodes MKGQQKATETEEGTVQIQEVATGEDPTSVAIASIQSAATFSDPNIKYVFRTENGGAQLMYRVIQVAEGQLDGQTEGSGAISGYPATQSMTQAVIQGAFTSEDAVETEATATETHYAYYPATAVADSSTSAGAGTTATAVVTTQNSDALLGQATPTGTGQFFVMMSPQEVLQSGTQRSIAPRTHPYSPKSEAPRTTRDEKRRAQHNEVERRRRDKINNWIVQLSKIIPDCSMENTKSGQSKGGILSKACDYIQELRQSNIRLSEELQSLDQLHMDNEVLRQQVEDLKNKNLILRAQLRQHGVEVIIKDSH; translated from the exons ATGAAGGG GCAGCAGAAGGCAACAGAGACAGAAGAGGGCACTGTGCAAATTCAAGAAG TGGCGACAGGCGAGGATCCCACCAGCGTGGCCATCGCCAGCATCCAGTCAGCGGCCACCTTTTCGGACCCCAACATCAAATACGTCTTCCGAACAGAGAATGGGGGCGCTCAG CTGATGTACAGGGTGATTCAAGTGGCTGAAGGGCAGCTGGATGGGCAGACCGAGGGCTCCGGTGCCATCAGCGGCTATCCAGCGACCCAGTCCATGACCCAG GCGGTCATCCAGGGGGCCTTCACGAGCGAAGATGCTGTCGAGACAGAAGCCACGGCCACAGAGACCCACTATGCCTACTAccctgccactgctgtggctgaCTCCAGCACATCTGCCGGGGCAGGGACCACAGCCACTGCTGTGGTCACCACCCAGAACTCAGATGCCCTGCTGGGGCAAGCCACGCCAACCGGCACAG GGCAGTTTTTTGTCATGATGTCGCCGCAGGAGGTCCTGCAGAGTGGGACGCAGAGGTCAATTGCACCCAGGACTCACCCTTACTCGCC GAAGTCTGAAGCCCCACGGACGACTCGGGACGAGAAGCGGCGGGCGCAACACAACGAGG TGGAGCGCCGACGCAGGGACAAAATCAACAATTGGATTGTGCAGCTGTCCAAGATTATCCCTGACTGCTCCATGGAGAACACCAAGTCTGGACAG AGCAAAGGGGGCATCCTCTCCAAGGCTTGCGACTACATCCAGGAGCTGCGACAGAGCAACATCCGCCTCTCTGAGGAGCTGCAGAGCCTGGATCAGCTCCACATGGACAATGAGGTCTTGCGCCAGCAG GTTGAAGACCTGAAGAACAAGAACTTGATCTTGCGAGCGCAGCTGCGCCAGCATGGGGTGGAGGTGATCATCAAGGACTCACATTGA
- the USF1 gene encoding upstream stimulatory factor 1 isoform X1, translated as MKGQQKATETEEGTVQIQEGAVATGEDPTSVAIASIQSAATFSDPNIKYVFRTENGGAQLMYRVIQVAEGQLDGQTEGSGAISGYPATQSMTQAVIQGAFTSEDAVETEATATETHYAYYPATAVADSSTSAGAGTTATAVVTTQNSDALLGQATPTGTGQFFVMMSPQEVLQSGTQRSIAPRTHPYSPKSEAPRTTRDEKRRAQHNEVERRRRDKINNWIVQLSKIIPDCSMENTKSGQSKGGILSKACDYIQELRQSNIRLSEELQSLDQLHMDNEVLRQQVEDLKNKNLILRAQLRQHGVEVIIKDSH; from the exons ATGAAGGG GCAGCAGAAGGCAACAGAGACAGAAGAGGGCACTGTGCAAATTCAAGAAG gCGCAGTGGCGACAGGCGAGGATCCCACCAGCGTGGCCATCGCCAGCATCCAGTCAGCGGCCACCTTTTCGGACCCCAACATCAAATACGTCTTCCGAACAGAGAATGGGGGCGCTCAG CTGATGTACAGGGTGATTCAAGTGGCTGAAGGGCAGCTGGATGGGCAGACCGAGGGCTCCGGTGCCATCAGCGGCTATCCAGCGACCCAGTCCATGACCCAG GCGGTCATCCAGGGGGCCTTCACGAGCGAAGATGCTGTCGAGACAGAAGCCACGGCCACAGAGACCCACTATGCCTACTAccctgccactgctgtggctgaCTCCAGCACATCTGCCGGGGCAGGGACCACAGCCACTGCTGTGGTCACCACCCAGAACTCAGATGCCCTGCTGGGGCAAGCCACGCCAACCGGCACAG GGCAGTTTTTTGTCATGATGTCGCCGCAGGAGGTCCTGCAGAGTGGGACGCAGAGGTCAATTGCACCCAGGACTCACCCTTACTCGCC GAAGTCTGAAGCCCCACGGACGACTCGGGACGAGAAGCGGCGGGCGCAACACAACGAGG TGGAGCGCCGACGCAGGGACAAAATCAACAATTGGATTGTGCAGCTGTCCAAGATTATCCCTGACTGCTCCATGGAGAACACCAAGTCTGGACAG AGCAAAGGGGGCATCCTCTCCAAGGCTTGCGACTACATCCAGGAGCTGCGACAGAGCAACATCCGCCTCTCTGAGGAGCTGCAGAGCCTGGATCAGCTCCACATGGACAATGAGGTCTTGCGCCAGCAG GTTGAAGACCTGAAGAACAAGAACTTGATCTTGCGAGCGCAGCTGCGCCAGCATGGGGTGGAGGTGATCATCAAGGACTCACATTGA